A genomic segment from Dasypus novemcinctus isolate mDasNov1 chromosome X, mDasNov1.1.hap2, whole genome shotgun sequence encodes:
- the LOC101434080 gene encoding nuclear RNA export factor 2 gives MIQEIDIGHLAQDGSNRGEYNDGGCFPQGRKKCQSCFRRDFGKGNLQYDNENGVSELQPSTLQEDDGYMAMRDALEGPQIRHIPYVIRPKNRGVKWNNGDHIRITVWRNRKHSEREVEQNWQDETQGNWFKITVPYGRKYDKTWLLDSIQTHCSVPFIPVDFHYVKNRAQFFVQYANIASALKDVDYKICDEENRKISIFVNQSAAPHSVQNKLNSQQIEQLKLTMYKRYDVFQQALDLQSLRFDPDLVGHDIDMILNRRNCMAATLKIIEEDFPELLSLNLRNNKLYQLDGLSDIIQKAPKVKILNLSKNELKSMWELDKMKSLKLEELWLEGNPLCRSFPDKSTYISFVLKLFPKLSCLDGQELPSPITVGSEVPKIIKPCKESYKGSETLKSLVLQFLQQYFLIYDYEDRQSLLGAYHNEACFSLTTPFKSQVTAPSSLSQYFKVSRNLKKFRDPDLRVQLLKHTKYDIVGSLSVLPKTQHDFGSFVVDMCVQTKTMLCFSVNGVFQEVEGKSQGSVRAFTRTFITTPGSNYSLCIVNEELFVRDASPKETQRAFSIPVPTPSSSCVPSFSQKQQEMVQAFSIQSGMKLEWSLKCLQDNEWNYTTAGQVFIMLKAEGKIPEEAFNRNP, from the exons ATGATCCAGGAGATAGATATTGGCCATTTGGCCCAAGATGGTAGCAACAGAGGTG AATACAATGATGGTGGTTGCTTTCctcaaggaagaaagaaatgtcAGAGTTGTTTCCGAAGGGATTTTGGCAAAGGGAACCTTCAATATGACAATGAAAATGGTGTGTCTGAACTTCAGCCTTCCACCCTTCAGGAAGATGATGGATACATGGCAATGAGGGATGCCCTCGAGGGCCCCCAAATAAGACA TATCCCCTATGTGATCCGTCCCAAGAATAGGGGAGTGAAATGGAATAATGGAGACCATATCCGTATTACtgtgtggagaaatagaaaacattcaGAGAGAGAAGTGGAGCAAAACTGGCAGGATGAAACCCAGGGGAACTGGTTCAAGATCACA GTTCCTTATGGGAGAAAGTATGACAAGACATGGCTACTGGATTCAATTCAGACCCATTGCAGTGTCCCCTTCATCCCAGTTGAT TTTCACTACGTGAAAAATCGGGCCCAATTTTTTGTCCAGTATGCTAACATTGCTTCTGCATTGAAGGATGTCGACTACAAGATTTGTGATGAGGAAAACCGAAAG ATATCTATCTTTGTCAACCAATCTGCTGCTCCCCACTCTGTGCAGAATAAGTTGAATTCACAACAAATAGAGCAACTAAAG CTGACCATGTACAAACGATATGATGTCTTCCAGCAAGCTCTTGACCTCCAGAGCTTACGCTTTGACCCAG ACTTGGTGGGCCATGATATTGACATGATCCTGAATAGAAGAAACTGCATGGCTGCCACCCTGAAGATCATTGAAGAGGATTTCCCTGAG CTCTTGTCCTTGAACTTGCGCAACAACAAACTGTACCAGTTGGATGGTCTGTCTGACATTATACAGAAGGCCCCCAAAGTCAAGATCCTGAATCTCTCCAAAAATGAG CTGAAGTCGATGTGGGAGCTCGACAAGATGAAAAGTCTGAAGCTGGAAGAGCTGTGGCTAGAAGGGAACCCATTGTGCAGATCCTTCCCAGACAAGTCCACCTACATAAG CTTTGTCCTGAAATTGTTCCCCAAGTTATCATGCCTG gATGGCCAGGAGTTACCATCACCAATCACTGTTGGCAGTGAAGTCCCCAAGATAATAAAACCCTGCAAG GAAAGCTACAAAGGATCTGAGACCCTGAAGAGCCTAGTTCTGCAATTCCTGCAGCA GTATTTCTTGATTTATGACTATGAAGACCGACAGAGTCTCCTTGGTGCATACCACAATGAGGCCTGCTTCTCCCTCACCACTCCCTTCAAATCCCAGGTCACAGCCCC AAGCAGTTTAAGTCAGTACTTCAAGGTCAGCAGGAATTTGAAGAAATTCAGGGACCCTG ACCTTCGGGTTCAGTTACTGAAGCACACAAAATATGATATTGTTGGCTCCCTTAGTGTGTTGCCTAAAACCCAGCATGACTTTGGCTCCTTTGTGGTGGACATGTGTGTTCAGACG AAAACAATGCTGTGCTTTTCCGTCAATGGTGTGTTCCAAGAAG TGGAAGGAAAGTCTCAGGGCTCTGTTCGTGCCTTCACCCGGACCTTCATCACTACTCCTGGCAGCAATTACAG TCTGTGCATTGTGAATGAGGAACTGTTTGTGAGGGATGCCAGCCCCAAGGAGACCCAGAGAGCCTTCTCCATCCCAGTACCCACACCCTCCTCCAGCTGTGTGCCCTCCTTCTCCCAGAAGCAGCAGGAAATGGTACAGGCTTTCTCCATCCAGTCTGGAATGAAACTCGAGTGGTCTTTGAA GTGCCTTCAGGACAACGAATGGAACTACACTACAGCTGGACAAGTCTTCATTATGCTCAAG GCTGAGGGCAAGATTCCAGAGGAAGCCTTCAACCGAAACCCCTAA